In the genome of Pirellulales bacterium, one region contains:
- a CDS encoding DUF6800 family protein: protein MGGISERGKEIKRRRHRRKKLNLLAKKLKTAKVSERPVIAEKLRRLTPGADVVIANWQLSKSDR from the coding sequence GTGGGTGGGATCAGCGAACGCGGAAAAGAGATCAAACGGCGGCGCCACCGCCGCAAGAAGTTGAACCTTCTGGCCAAGAAGCTCAAGACGGCCAAGGTTTCTGAGCGGCCCGTTATTGCCGAAAAGCTGCGGCGCCTCACGCCCGGAGCCGACGTTGTCATTGCCAACTGGCAATTGTCAAAGTCGGATCGGTAG
- a CDS encoding HD domain-containing protein, translating to MSFSLTSFDVAGIRIPDSKLAKAATEFVRDCESDLLFDHSVRVFLWGALRGKHRGWKFDPELLFLGAMFHDVGLTAKHRSASNRFEIDSANAARDFLCQHGVAAEVIGLVWDAIALHTTPEIPWHKQTEVALVTAGVELDVMGMGFDEVPDDVKSLVLAAHPRKDFKTHIIRAFADGFRHKPESTFGTVNADVLAKTEPGFARQDFCALIAGSRFQN from the coding sequence ATGTCTTTTTCCCTGACATCTTTCGACGTAGCGGGCATTCGAATTCCCGACAGCAAGCTCGCCAAGGCGGCGACCGAATTCGTTCGCGATTGTGAATCAGATTTGTTATTTGATCATTCCGTGAGGGTATTCCTGTGGGGAGCCCTGCGCGGAAAGCATCGAGGCTGGAAGTTCGACCCCGAGTTGCTTTTCTTAGGAGCGATGTTTCACGATGTGGGGCTAACCGCCAAACACCGCAGCGCCAGCAACCGTTTTGAAATCGATAGCGCCAACGCCGCGCGGGATTTTCTCTGCCAGCATGGAGTAGCAGCCGAGGTGATCGGCCTGGTGTGGGACGCCATTGCGCTACATACGACTCCCGAAATTCCGTGGCACAAGCAGACTGAGGTGGCGCTCGTGACCGCGGGGGTCGAATTGGACGTCATGGGCATGGGTTTCGACGAGGTGCCGGACGACGTCAAATCGCTCGTGCTGGCAGCCCACCCTCGCAAGGACTTCAAGACCCACATCATTCGGGCCTTTGCCGATGGCTTCCGGCACAAGCCCGAATCGACATTCGGCACAGTTAATGCTGACGTATTGGCCAAGACCGAGCCTGGCTTTGCGCGACAGGATTTCTGCGCTTTGATTGCGGGATCTCGTTTTCAGAACTGA